The following are encoded together in the Lagopus muta isolate bLagMut1 chromosome Z, bLagMut1 primary, whole genome shotgun sequence genome:
- the LOC125686934 gene encoding T-complex protein 11-like protein 1, which translates to MSQNPHKPHSSEEKLSALEDDQESLDNSEQSVRKRIQQSVPGSRGDDTPKSSPPRPVSVEELMETAKGITNMALVHEIVVNRDFQIKPAELPEHSLEKKVREIVHKVFWDCLEAQLKEEPPTYDHAIKLLGEIKENLLSLLLPGHTRLRNQIMEVLDLDLIKQEAENGALDIAKLIEFVTGMMGTLCAPVRDEEIKKLKDIHEIVPLFRAIFSVLDLMKMDMANFTIASIRPELMQQSAEYERKKFQEFLEKQPNSLDLVTHWLQEAADDLAKLRHKKFPPPSTAVGAAGGAAALCSTAIQNQAYLKLLKWDHANRPFPETVLMDQRRFQEIQLELEQLLKAGTVLLVTFNAAGAALIDVPGFAEKIKTIVRVLLTGMHLPSFNLKESLATIGEKVCAEVNSRLSQHGFAPFTAEKETVLKGQIQAVANPDNAICKLIDSRIQKFLEHCLASSHQKAVPTVPGGLGPIQRELEEIVVKYVRLVNYNKMVFSPYYDAVLGKILTKEEPQLVGMPEES; encoded by the coding sequence atgtCTCAGAATCCCCACAAGCCGCATTCAAGTGAAGAAAAGTTGAGTGCCTTGGAGGATGATCAAGAGAGCTTGGACAACTCGGAGCAGTCTGTCAGGAAGAGAATACAACAAAGTGTTCCAGGTTCACGTGGAGATGATACACCAAAGTCTAGCCCTCCTCGGCCTGTGTCAGTGGAAGAGTTAATGGAAACAGCTAAGGGAATAACCAACATGGCACTAGTACACGAGATTGTTGTTAATAGAGACTTCCAGATCAAACCGGCTGAGTTACCAGAAcatagcttggaaaaaaaagtaagagagATTGTGCACAAAGTTTTCTGGGATTGTCTGGAAGCTCAGCTGAAGGAAGAGCCACCGACATACGACCACGCAATTAAACTGTTGGGAGAAATTAAAGAGAATCTTCTGTCTCTTTTACTTCCTGGTCATACAAGATTAAGAAACCAGATTATGGAAGTTCTTGATCTGGATTTGATAAAACAGGAGGCCGAAAATGGGGCTCTGGACATTGCTAAGTTGATAGAATTTGTTACTGGAATGATGGGGACTCTCTGTGCTCCAGTTCGAgatgaagaaattaagaaactgaaagatATACATGAAATAGTTCCTCTCTTCAGAGCAATTTTCTCTGTGTTAGACCTAATGAAAATGGATATGGCAAACTTCACTATCGCTAGTATTAGGCCAGAATTAATGCAGCAGTCTGCTgaatatgaaagaaagaagtttcagGAGTTTCTTGAGAAACAGCCAAATTCTTTAGACCTTGTCACACACTGGttgcaggaagcagcagatgATCTTGCAAAGCTGAGACATAAAAAGTTCCCtccccccagcactgctgttggtgctgctggtggagctgctgcGTTGTGCTCCACTGCCATACAGAATCAGGCATATCTGAAGCTGCTGAAGTGGGATCACGCAAACAGGCCTTTCCCAGAAACAGTGCTCATGGACCAGAGGCGCTTTCAGGAAATACAGCTGGAactggagcagctcctcaaGGCTGGGACTGTCCTTCTGGTCACGTTCAATGCAGCGGGCGCAGCTCTCATCGATGTGCCTGGATTTGCTgagaaaatcaaaaccattGTCAGGGTGCTGCTGACAGGAATGCATCTCCCCTCCTTTAACCTGAAGGAGTCTTTGGCCACCATTGGTGAGAAGGTGTGTGCTGAAGTCAACAGCCGCCTTTCCCAGCATGGCTTTGCACCGTTCACAGCTGAGAAAGAGACTGTGCTGAAAGGACAGATCCAAGCAGTGGCCAACCCTGATAACGCCATCTGTAAACTAATAGATTCTCGAATTCAGAAGTTTCTGGAGCATTGTCTTGCATCTAGTCACCAGAAAGCGGTGCCGACTGTTCCTGGAGGATTAGGCCCTATTCAGAGAGAGCTGGAAGAGATTGTTGTCAAGTATGTTCGTCTTGTCAACTACAACAAGATGGTCTTCAGTCCTTACTACGATGCTGTTCTTGGCAAAATACTGACTAAGGAAGAACCCCAGCTTGTAGGGATGCCGGAGGAATCGTGA